The following proteins are encoded in a genomic region of Chryseobacterium cucumeris:
- the ligD gene encoding DNA ligase D: MLAKLSEEAFNDKDWIFEIKWDGYRAIADLSHDTPLFYSRNGISFLSKFDKIAQDFDQQKHRMILDGEVVVYNEQGRPDFQLLQQIGDNPDAALAYQVFDILWLNGHSTEDLPLIQRKELLKEALTETERIKYCDHIPEKGIEFFAQMKEMELEGMIAKRADSLYVENHRTTDWLKIKFSNTEEVIICGFTEPRGSRESFGALILGKFIDGELTYCGHTGTGFNTVSLKEVYERLQKIIVKSSPFETAPKTNMPVTWVKPELVCEIKYSEITKDGIFRHPVFITIRDDKSPEDTKDPSFTEKSKDMNTKASSKKTKTSEKEITLDKHSVKLTNQDKVYFPEDGITKGDVIEYYQSVARYILPYLKNRPLSLNRFPNGIEEQSFYQKDAGDHVPDWIKTTQVYSESNDKYIDYIYCNDKATLAYLNNLGCIDLNPWNSSLPDLEHPDYLVLDLDPSSKNTFDEVIETALQVNEVLKSIKIKGYCKTSGSTGIHIYIPMGGKYDFDQVKDFAHILMKQVNEKLPKITTLERSLQKRDNKKIYLDYLQNRTGQTLASAYSLRPKPGASVSMPLEWDELKLGMKPTDFTINNTLERIKEKGDLFKPVLGKGIDMMKALELLQNIE; this comes from the coding sequence ATGCTGGCTAAACTTTCAGAGGAAGCCTTTAATGATAAAGACTGGATCTTTGAAATAAAATGGGATGGCTACAGAGCTATTGCAGATCTCAGCCATGATACTCCGCTTTTCTATTCCCGGAATGGAATTTCCTTTTTATCAAAATTTGACAAAATTGCCCAGGATTTCGACCAACAAAAACATCGTATGATTCTGGATGGCGAAGTTGTGGTCTATAACGAACAGGGAAGACCTGATTTTCAACTTTTGCAACAAATCGGGGATAACCCTGATGCCGCCCTTGCCTATCAGGTTTTTGATATTCTATGGCTCAATGGCCATTCTACAGAAGATCTTCCTTTAATTCAACGTAAAGAACTTTTAAAAGAAGCTCTGACAGAAACCGAACGGATCAAGTATTGCGATCATATTCCTGAAAAGGGCATTGAGTTTTTTGCACAAATGAAAGAAATGGAACTGGAAGGGATGATTGCAAAAAGGGCAGACAGCCTGTATGTTGAAAATCACAGAACCACCGATTGGCTTAAAATCAAGTTTTCCAATACAGAAGAGGTCATTATTTGTGGTTTTACGGAACCCAGAGGATCCCGGGAAAGCTTCGGAGCGTTGATCTTAGGAAAATTTATCGATGGGGAGCTTACTTACTGTGGTCATACAGGAACAGGTTTCAATACGGTTTCTTTGAAAGAAGTGTATGAGAGACTTCAGAAAATAATTGTAAAGTCATCTCCATTCGAAACAGCTCCCAAGACCAATATGCCGGTAACGTGGGTAAAACCTGAGCTGGTATGTGAAATCAAATATTCTGAAATTACCAAGGATGGAATCTTCAGACATCCGGTTTTTATCACAATCAGGGATGACAAAAGCCCGGAAGATACTAAAGATCCATCCTTCACCGAAAAATCCAAAGATATGAATACAAAAGCTTCATCAAAAAAGACAAAGACTTCTGAAAAAGAGATTACCTTAGACAAGCATTCCGTAAAGCTTACCAATCAGGATAAGGTATATTTTCCTGAAGATGGCATTACAAAAGGAGATGTCATTGAATATTATCAGTCTGTAGCACGTTATATTCTCCCTTATTTAAAAAATCGTCCGCTTTCTCTCAACCGCTTTCCCAATGGAATTGAAGAGCAGAGCTTTTATCAGAAAGATGCTGGAGATCATGTTCCGGACTGGATAAAAACCACACAGGTATATTCTGAATCGAATGATAAATACATTGATTATATTTATTGTAATGACAAAGCAACATTAGCCTATCTGAATAATTTAGGCTGTATAGATCTCAATCCATGGAACAGTTCGTTACCGGATCTTGAGCATCCTGATTATCTTGTTTTAGACCTGGATCCTTCTTCAAAGAATACATTCGATGAGGTGATTGAAACGGCGCTTCAGGTGAATGAAGTTTTAAAATCAATTAAAATAAAAGGCTACTGCAAAACTTCAGGGAGTACAGGAATTCACATTTATATTCCGATGGGCGGTAAATATGATTTTGACCAGGTAAAAGATTTCGCTCATATCCTCATGAAGCAGGTGAATGAAAAACTGCCTAAGATTACCACTTTAGAAAGAAGTCTTCAAAAAAGGGATAATAAAAAAATTTACCTTGATTACCTGCAAAACAGAACAGGGCAGACTCTGGCAAGTGCATACAGTCTGAGACCAAAACCCGGAGCTTCAGTTTCCATGCCTCTGGAATGGGACGAATTGAAACTGGGAATGAAACCTACAGATTTTACTATTAACAATACCCTTGAAAGAATTAAAGAGAAAGGAGATTTGTTTAAACCAGTTTTGGGTAAGGGAATTGATATGATGAAGGCTTTGGAGCTGCTGCAGAATATAGAGTAA
- a CDS encoding T9SS type A sorting domain-containing protein — protein sequence MINKLLLFIGIFSAVTSVTAQSQFLDPSFGNNGIYTYTPNNAYGFIYETGAFTAQQKIMVSGTFYNIPNSSQSTTNVIQRLNADGTIDNSFNTVFIPPVSSNPISRLIKMCIQPDQKIILGDILGNKLIRLNENGTYDIGFGTNGVVANSVFNSFFDTLGLSGPFNFHNVILTSNNKILLCTTVVDNQLSKLAVLRLNENGSIDTTFGNNGLVLQEANLGRLVLQNDSKLLLIGQKTDGQFIKSRYSADGILDTTYNNNSISYTPIQNYSTYFCTATGKDNNTYIYGVSSSAASPVSLITLMKLNQNGDLDNSFGTNGIVNESYYNSNNYYVDNNILYPTLLLDNSNHLFLVCMASPTGNAADLNQFIKKFNTDGSVDLGFGNNGIVDVDLNYKEFMRSAIMTADQKILIFGNHQTPNKGIITKVLNNGNILTAKEERIKDESVSIYPNPVKNILNINSRKMKDNNVEITDASGRNILKAIIKDNKIDVSNLEHGIYYLKIGSITNKFIKE from the coding sequence ATGATTAATAAACTGCTCCTTTTTATAGGAATTTTTAGTGCAGTAACATCTGTAACAGCACAAAGCCAATTTTTAGATCCTTCTTTTGGCAATAATGGAATATATACATACACGCCTAACAATGCATACGGATTTATTTATGAAACCGGAGCTTTTACTGCACAGCAGAAAATTATGGTAAGTGGAACCTTTTACAATATACCCAATAGCAGTCAGTCTACTACCAATGTAATTCAAAGGCTGAATGCTGATGGTACTATAGATAACAGTTTCAATACAGTATTTATTCCGCCAGTTTCTTCCAACCCGATTTCCCGTTTGATTAAAATGTGTATTCAGCCTGATCAAAAAATTATCCTTGGTGATATTTTGGGCAATAAGTTAATCCGGTTGAATGAAAACGGAACTTATGATATAGGGTTTGGTACTAATGGAGTGGTTGCTAATTCTGTATTTAACTCATTTTTTGACACCCTTGGACTGTCTGGCCCTTTTAATTTTCATAATGTAATTTTAACTAGTAATAACAAAATTTTGCTGTGCACAACAGTAGTAGATAACCAGTTATCAAAATTAGCCGTTCTCCGCCTTAATGAAAATGGTTCTATTGATACCACGTTTGGAAATAATGGTCTTGTGCTGCAGGAAGCAAATTTAGGACGCCTGGTACTTCAAAATGATTCAAAATTACTATTAATCGGGCAAAAAACAGATGGACAATTTATAAAGTCAAGGTATTCTGCAGATGGCATTTTAGATACTACTTATAATAATAATTCGATATCTTATACCCCGATTCAAAATTATTCAACTTATTTCTGTACGGCAACAGGTAAAGATAATAACACTTACATATATGGAGTTTCGTCTTCTGCTGCTTCACCAGTATCTCTGATCACGTTGATGAAATTAAATCAAAATGGAGATCTGGACAATAGTTTTGGAACGAATGGTATTGTTAATGAATCTTACTATAATAGCAATAATTATTATGTTGACAATAATATCCTTTATCCTACTTTATTATTAGATAATAGCAACCATTTATTTTTGGTATGTATGGCAAGCCCCACGGGAAACGCAGCAGACCTTAACCAATTTATCAAAAAATTTAATACGGATGGTTCCGTAGATTTGGGTTTTGGGAATAACGGAATAGTTGATGTTGATTTAAATTATAAGGAATTTATGAGATCTGCAATCATGACGGCTGATCAGAAAATATTGATTTTTGGAAATCATCAGACGCCGAATAAAGGTATTATTACAAAGGTTTTAAATAATGGAAATATATTAACGGCTAAAGAGGAGAGAATTAAGGATGAAAGTGTAAGTATATATCCTAATCCTGTAAAGAATATCCTGAATATTAATTCCAGAAAAATGAAGGATAATAATGTAGAAATTACAGATGCAAGTGGAAGAAATATATTGAAAGCAATTATTAAAGATAATAAGATAGACGTTAGTAATCTTGAACACGGGATATATTATCTGAAAATCGGAAGTATAACCAACAAATTTATAAAGGAATAA
- a CDS encoding mechanosensitive ion channel family protein: MDDLELNKIQQHWDTLISSAISWAPRIFTAIISALLIYLIGSWMIRMIKKLVEKAFKKRNMEASLQHFLLNIINWGLNILLFIVVVTQLGVQTSAFVAMIGAAGLAVGLALQGSLTNFAGGILILLLKPFKIGDFISTSSGVSGTVQAIDIFHTKLVTPQNQLIVIPNGVVSNNSITNFTQLGTRRTSLDIGVAYDADLRQTKDILMEVIKNNQYALETPAPQVVVTELGDSAVNVSVRVSTSTENFWTMNEELIIGCKEALDKAGIGIPFPQRDVHIYNQ, encoded by the coding sequence ATGGACGATTTAGAATTGAACAAGATTCAACAACACTGGGACACCTTAATTTCTTCAGCAATTTCATGGGCACCGAGGATTTTTACTGCAATCATTTCTGCATTATTAATTTACCTGATTGGCTCATGGATGATCAGAATGATCAAAAAGCTGGTTGAAAAAGCTTTCAAAAAACGAAACATGGAAGCTTCACTGCAGCACTTTCTTTTAAATATTATCAACTGGGGATTGAATATTCTTTTGTTTATTGTTGTTGTAACACAGCTTGGAGTACAGACTTCTGCATTTGTTGCCATGATTGGTGCCGCAGGTCTGGCAGTAGGTTTAGCCTTACAGGGATCCTTAACGAATTTTGCAGGTGGAATTTTAATTTTATTATTAAAACCTTTTAAAATCGGAGATTTTATTTCTACCAGTTCAGGTGTGTCAGGAACTGTACAGGCTATTGATATTTTTCATACAAAGCTGGTTACACCACAAAACCAACTGATTGTTATTCCTAATGGGGTAGTGTCAAATAATAGCATTACCAATTTTACCCAGCTGGGAACAAGAAGAACATCATTGGATATCGGAGTTGCTTATGATGCGGATCTTAGGCAGACCAAGGATATTCTAATGGAAGTTATTAAAAATAATCAATATGCTCTTGAAACACCTGCGCCCCAGGTAGTAGTAACAGAGCTTGGAGACAGTGCAGTCAATGTATCGGTAAGAGTAAGTACTTCCACTGAAAACTTCTGGACAATGAATGAAGAATTAATCATCGGTTGTAAAGAAGCTCTCGATAAAGCAGGAATCGGAATTCCTTTTCCTCAAAGGGATGTGCATATTTACAATCAATAA
- a CDS encoding SDR family NAD(P)-dependent oxidoreductase, with protein sequence MNQNTNKTVLILGANSDVAKQCMIQYVEKGFTVIAASRNTTSLDHFVDSNNLDRSKVSILYFDAADFGSHHQFYYNLSVKPHIVVYAAGFLVDNQQALTDFKGAKQMMEVNYMGGVSILSIIAMDKSNTNLERIIGLSSLSGVKGRKSNFVYGSTKAAFTQFLAGLRQELASRKIIVNALIIGYIRTKINEGLELNQSLIMEPDYVAKFIVGAGNSFTIVPNFKWKMIYHILRLLPESLVAKLP encoded by the coding sequence ATGAATCAAAACACAAACAAAACCGTTCTTATTCTTGGTGCTAATTCAGATGTAGCAAAACAATGTATGATACAATATGTTGAAAAAGGATTCACAGTCATTGCTGCTTCCCGAAATACAACATCTCTGGATCATTTTGTTGATTCAAATAATCTTGACCGCTCAAAAGTTTCTATTTTGTATTTTGATGCTGCTGATTTTGGTTCTCATCATCAGTTTTATTACAATCTTTCTGTAAAGCCTCATATTGTAGTCTATGCTGCAGGTTTTTTAGTAGACAACCAACAAGCTCTCACTGATTTCAAGGGAGCAAAGCAAATGATGGAGGTCAATTATATGGGAGGTGTGTCTATTCTGAGTATTATTGCAATGGATAAAAGCAATACGAACCTGGAAAGAATAATTGGTCTTTCATCCTTGTCAGGGGTAAAAGGGAGAAAAAGCAATTTTGTCTACGGAAGTACCAAGGCTGCATTTACGCAGTTTCTGGCAGGGCTGAGGCAGGAATTAGCTTCCCGTAAAATCATCGTGAATGCTTTGATTATCGGGTATATCAGAACAAAAATCAATGAAGGATTGGAACTGAATCAATCCCTGATCATGGAACCGGATTATGTGGCGAAATTTATTGTCGGTGCAGGAAACTCTTTTACCATTGTTCCAAATTTTAAATGGAAAATGATTTATCATATTCTTAGACTTTTGCCGGAAAGCCTGGTTGCGAAATTACCTTAA
- the yajC gene encoding preprotein translocase subunit YajC, whose translation MLTLFLQAQPQGSSSMMMIAMGVMFVGFYFLMIRPQMRKQKQEKNFQENLKVGTRVVLTSGLHGRIAQVQDDGFVIETLSGKLKFEKAAVSREMTEARFGAKSADKADDKKETATEEKK comes from the coding sequence ATGTTGACATTATTTTTACAGGCACAGCCACAAGGATCTTCATCAATGATGATGATAGCAATGGGTGTGATGTTCGTAGGGTTTTATTTCCTGATGATCAGACCTCAGATGAGAAAGCAAAAGCAGGAGAAAAACTTTCAGGAAAACCTTAAAGTAGGAACAAGAGTAGTTCTTACATCGGGTCTTCATGGAAGAATTGCTCAGGTTCAGGATGATGGTTTTGTTATTGAAACATTATCCGGAAAACTGAAATTCGAAAAAGCAGCGGTTTCAAGAGAAATGACAGAAGCGCGCTTTGGAGCAAAATCTGCTGATAAGGCAGATGACAAAAAAGAGACAGCCACTGAAGAAAAGAAATAA
- a CDS encoding DUF1573 domain-containing protein, producing MKKTLSIIALSIIGFGLVSCKKENKETQSTETATTDSAAVAAPVTTDSTAAAVTGETAAPVSNEPSTSVALSENSFDFGKIKKGDKVEHVYEITNTGKNPLIISEVKPGCGCTAPDFTKEPIMPGKKGKVTLHFDSSSFDGNVQKYADVFANVEKSPIRLTFTANIQP from the coding sequence ATGAAAAAGACGTTATCAATTATCGCCTTGTCAATTATAGGCTTTGGGTTAGTTTCATGTAAAAAAGAAAACAAAGAAACTCAAAGTACGGAAACTGCAACTACTGATTCTGCAGCTGTTGCGGCTCCGGTAACCACTGATTCTACAGCAGCAGCTGTAACCGGTGAAACGGCAGCTCCGGTTTCCAACGAACCATCTACTTCTGTAGCTTTATCTGAAAACAGCTTTGATTTTGGTAAAATCAAAAAAGGAGATAAAGTAGAGCATGTATATGAAATTACCAATACAGGGAAAAATCCATTAATTATTTCTGAAGTGAAGCCAGGATGCGGATGTACAGCTCCTGATTTTACAAAAGAGCCAATCATGCCGGGTAAAAAAGGAAAAGTTACTTTGCACTTTGATTCTTCAAGCTTCGACGGAAATGTTCAGAAGTATGCTGACGTTTTTGCAAACGTAGAAAAATCGCCAATCAGATTAACGTTCACAGCGAACATTCAACCATAA
- a CDS encoding transcription antitermination protein NusB, with product MLGRRQIREKVVQTVYSYYQNPVKFDVLEKNMFAGIEKIYYLYIYQLNFLVGLKDLAENQIEIGKNKFLKTDADINPNQKFINNQVLRKLEENPERLFFTGQHKQLKWDMHDDLLVKTFQRITAGKRYQDFMKEEGYSFEEDQKFIGKLFLRYIAENEDFHDYLGDKELSWYDDIHIANSMVQKTIGFLREDEESRTLIKMIKDEEDKTFAAKLLRDTLNNWENNEKKLEERLENWDLERVSLMDKVILSTAIAELDNFAFTPSRVIINEYIEIAKVFATDRSNIFINGILDKYCKDQNRI from the coding sequence ATGTTAGGAAGACGACAAATCCGTGAAAAAGTAGTACAGACCGTGTATTCTTACTACCAAAATCCTGTAAAATTTGATGTTTTAGAGAAAAACATGTTTGCCGGGATAGAGAAAATCTATTATCTATACATCTATCAGCTCAACTTTTTGGTGGGTCTGAAAGATTTGGCAGAGAATCAGATTGAAATTGGTAAGAATAAATTTCTTAAAACTGATGCTGATATTAATCCTAACCAAAAATTCATCAACAACCAGGTATTGCGTAAGCTGGAAGAAAATCCTGAAAGATTATTTTTTACAGGTCAGCACAAGCAATTGAAATGGGATATGCATGATGACTTATTGGTAAAAACTTTCCAGAGAATTACTGCTGGAAAACGTTATCAGGATTTCATGAAAGAAGAAGGATATTCTTTTGAAGAAGATCAGAAATTTATTGGGAAATTATTCTTAAGATATATTGCTGAGAATGAAGATTTTCATGATTATTTAGGTGATAAGGAACTTTCATGGTATGATGATATCCATATCGCCAATTCAATGGTACAAAAAACAATCGGTTTCCTGAGAGAAGATGAAGAAAGCAGAACTTTGATCAAAATGATTAAAGATGAAGAAGATAAAACATTTGCTGCAAAATTGTTGAGAGATACCCTGAACAACTGGGAGAACAATGAAAAGAAGCTGGAAGAAAGACTCGAAAACTGGGATCTCGAAAGAGTTTCTCTTATGGATAAAGTAATTTTATCTACAGCTATTGCAGAGCTTGATAACTTTGCTTTCACACCTTCAAGAGTGATCATTAATGAATATATTGAAATTGCAAAAGTATTTGCTACAGATCGTTCCAATATCTTCATCAATGGTATTTTAGATAAATATTGTAAAGATCAAAATAGAATATAA
- a CDS encoding ABC transporter ATP-binding protein, with protein sequence MKALKTLNPYFWKHKILLFWGVLFIIASNFFNIYKVQFVGKSVDELTKNGNLGFNQQVLIYVGIIVGCSLLTGFFTFMMRQTIIVASRRIEYELKNKIYRHYQDLSLTDYKQTTIGDLMNRLSEDVVAVRMYLGPGVMYVANLIVLVLITAIYMVKTDASMTMWTLLPLPILSYAIYKVSSIINKKSKIMQKSQSAISTFVQDSFSGIRVVKFFAREKYIEKNYGIKVTDYQNKALDLAKTEAYFFTIILFVIGLLNVAIIWIGGAKYIAGELSIGKIADFFMYINTLIFPFSMVGWVTSVNQRAEASMQRINEFMDKKSEIINTNFENYPIKGDIEFRNVSYVYPNTGIRALDNLSFKVKAGESLAIMGKTGSGKSTIALLLCRLIDPTEGEILIDGKNLKDHNLENYRNFIGYIPQESYLFSDSIENNIGFAIDHPSHEKVVEYSKIADVHKNIVEFKDQYKTLVGERGVMLSGGQKQRICIARALIKNPNIIIFDDSLSALDTETEQNILENIDRKISNATSIIITHRESSAQKAHQIINLTEIANSVTA encoded by the coding sequence ATGAAAGCGCTAAAAACCTTAAACCCTTATTTTTGGAAACACAAAATACTATTGTTTTGGGGGGTACTCTTTATCATTGCCAGTAATTTCTTTAATATATATAAGGTTCAGTTTGTAGGAAAATCTGTTGATGAACTTACAAAAAATGGGAATCTCGGCTTCAACCAACAGGTTTTAATCTATGTTGGAATTATTGTAGGATGTTCTCTTTTAACCGGATTCTTCACTTTTATGATGAGACAGACCATTATTGTTGCGTCAAGGAGAATAGAATATGAACTTAAAAATAAAATCTACAGACATTATCAGGATTTATCTTTAACGGATTATAAACAGACCACCATCGGAGACTTAATGAACAGATTGAGCGAAGATGTTGTTGCAGTAAGAATGTATCTTGGTCCCGGGGTCATGTATGTAGCCAATCTGATTGTCTTAGTATTGATAACGGCGATCTACATGGTAAAAACAGATGCTTCCATGACGATGTGGACTTTACTTCCTCTTCCTATTTTATCGTATGCTATTTATAAGGTAAGTTCAATCATCAATAAAAAGTCAAAAATCATGCAGAAAAGCCAGTCTGCGATTTCAACTTTTGTACAGGACAGCTTTTCCGGAATCCGTGTGGTAAAATTTTTCGCCAGAGAAAAATATATCGAAAAAAACTATGGCATCAAAGTTACTGATTATCAAAACAAAGCCTTGGATCTGGCCAAGACAGAAGCCTATTTCTTCACCATTATTCTTTTCGTTATCGGTTTATTAAACGTAGCCATCATCTGGATTGGAGGTGCCAAATATATTGCCGGAGAATTAAGTATCGGTAAGATTGCTGATTTCTTCATGTATATCAACACCCTGATTTTCCCGTTCTCTATGGTAGGATGGGTAACTTCTGTGAATCAGAGAGCTGAAGCGTCTATGCAGAGGATCAATGAATTCATGGATAAGAAATCGGAGATCATTAATACCAATTTTGAAAACTATCCTATCAAAGGAGATATTGAATTCAGAAACGTTTCTTATGTATATCCAAATACGGGAATCAGGGCACTGGATAATTTAAGTTTTAAAGTAAAAGCCGGAGAGTCATTGGCTATTATGGGTAAAACCGGTAGTGGAAAATCAACAATTGCCTTGCTGTTGTGCAGATTAATAGATCCTACAGAAGGGGAAATTTTAATTGATGGCAAAAACCTGAAGGATCATAATCTGGAGAACTACAGAAACTTTATCGGGTATATTCCTCAGGAAAGTTACTTATTTTCTGATTCTATTGAAAATAATATTGGTTTTGCCATTGATCATCCTTCTCACGAGAAAGTAGTAGAATACTCAAAAATTGCAGATGTTCATAAGAATATTGTAGAGTTTAAAGATCAATATAAAACACTTGTTGGTGAACGCGGAGTAATGCTTTCGGGGGGACAAAAGCAGAGAATTTGTATCGCAAGAGCCTTAATTAAGAACCCCAATATTATCATTTTTGACGATTCTTTGTCTGCTTTAGACACAGAAACTGAGCAGAATATTCTGGAAAATATTGATAGAAAAATCAGCAATGCCACTTCCATAATTATCACACACAGAGAGTCTAGCGCTCAAAAAGCCCATCAAATTATCAACCTTACTGAAATTGCCAATTCTGTAACCGCTTAG
- a CDS encoding DUF3276 family protein — protein MSEYKERHENEIFTKVLKAGRRTYFFDVRETKAGDYYLTITESKKNFGENGEATFEKHKIYLYKEDFKSFQEMFNESTDFIINEKGEDVISEKHDKDFKSRSFTIDSDDEV, from the coding sequence ATGAGTGAATACAAGGAACGCCATGAAAATGAGATTTTCACGAAGGTGTTAAAAGCAGGGAGAAGAACTTATTTCTTTGATGTGCGCGAGACGAAAGCAGGAGATTATTATCTTACAATCACTGAGAGTAAGAAGAATTTCGGAGAGAATGGGGAAGCTACATTCGAGAAGCATAAAATTTACCTTTACAAGGAAGATTTTAAAAGTTTCCAGGAGATGTTTAATGAGTCCACAGATTTCATCATTAATGAAAAGGGTGAGGATGTAATTTCAGAAAAACATGACAAAGACTTCAAAAGCAGATCTTTTACAATTGATTCTGACGACGAAGTTTAA